The Myxococcota bacterium genome has a segment encoding these proteins:
- the mutM gene encoding bifunctional DNA-formamidopyrimidine glycosylase/DNA-(apurinic or apyrimidinic site) lyase has translation MPELPEVETTRRAIEPMLVGRRIARVDTTASSYLFVTPPARLRRALEGRTARSLDRRGKYLIANLDDASRVLIHLGMTGQLFGAGASSVRLLSASARASLAPEQQVVFEPDAHTHLRLHFADGGPPVYLRDVRKFGKLAWLAPGEGHARLARLGPDALELTGEALFAATRGRRVAIKALLLDQSVAAGIGNIYADEALFHARVRPGRRASRTTRRECDAIAASVRRVLLRSIETGGSSISDYVAADGRDGAYQDERRVYARAGAACYECGATVKRVVVAQRGTHYCPSCQR, from the coding sequence ATGCCCGAGCTTCCCGAGGTCGAGACGACCCGCCGCGCGATCGAGCCCATGCTCGTCGGTCGCCGCATTGCGCGCGTCGACACGACGGCGAGCTCGTATCTCTTCGTGACGCCGCCCGCGCGGCTGCGCCGCGCGCTCGAGGGCCGCACGGCCCGCTCGCTCGACCGACGCGGCAAGTACCTGATCGCCAACCTCGACGACGCGAGCCGCGTCCTCATCCACCTCGGCATGACCGGCCAGCTCTTCGGCGCGGGCGCGTCGAGCGTGCGGCTCCTGTCGGCCTCGGCGCGCGCCTCGCTCGCGCCCGAGCAGCAGGTGGTCTTCGAGCCGGATGCGCACACGCACCTGCGCCTCCACTTCGCGGACGGCGGCCCGCCCGTCTACCTGCGCGACGTGCGCAAGTTCGGGAAGCTCGCGTGGCTCGCGCCCGGCGAGGGGCACGCGCGGCTCGCGCGGCTCGGGCCCGACGCGCTCGAGCTCACGGGAGAGGCGCTCTTCGCGGCGACGCGGGGACGGCGCGTCGCGATCAAGGCGCTGCTGCTCGACCAGTCCGTCGCGGCCGGCATCGGCAACATCTACGCCGACGAAGCGCTCTTCCACGCGCGCGTGCGCCCGGGCCGTCGCGCGTCGCGCACGACGCGCCGCGAGTGCGACGCCATCGCCGCGAGCGTGCGCCGCGTGCTGCTGCGCTCGATCGAGACGGGCGGCTCGAGCATCTCCGACTACGTCGCCGCCGACGGCCGTGACGGCGCCTATCAGGACGAGCGGCGCGTCTATGCGCGCGCGGGAGCCGCGTGCTACGAGTGCGGCGCGACGGTGAAGCGGGTGGTCGTCGCGCAGCGCGGCACGCACTACTGCCCCTCGTGTCAGCGATGA
- a CDS encoding NFACT RNA binding domain-containing protein, whose product MLSLAELRRAARAVERRFAGFRVERIAQPDAFRVALTFHGRADGDDRSGRRCLVLSCDPAFARVGELERAPASAERPPAFLQFLRPRIEGARLRSARIAGEDRQLVLVFDGADASFDVLLSLLGRRSNCYVIASDGRLLAAQRPLEQTRRSLRIGEPWEAPPEPAPREGDDRFAAEDDDALLRAIEAAYAGSEDERTSDALGARVAKALRKERKAAEKRVERIDAELAEAEHAGDLQRHGELLKGALARVEPGMREIEVADYATGEPVRIPLDPALSPKQNLEATFKRYQKLIRRLAKAGAQSEEARAGLAALTALEDELAARVAANDADGVARLAERADVAKLVRKHLAEVPPAAALPAKRAPKGPFDEVPRRLQPRRYRSADGLEIWVGRSDEGNDHLSTRLARGNDLFFHLDGAPGSHVVLRTEGRSDPPSESLLDACELAVHFSKFRNAGSADVHVAPIKNVKKPKGAKRGLVYVTGGRSIRLRREEARLARLLASVVPD is encoded by the coding sequence GTGCTGAGTCTCGCCGAGCTCCGCCGCGCCGCGCGCGCCGTCGAGCGTCGCTTCGCGGGGTTCCGCGTCGAGCGCATCGCGCAGCCCGACGCCTTCCGCGTCGCACTCACGTTCCACGGCCGCGCGGACGGCGACGACCGCAGCGGCAGGCGCTGCCTCGTGCTCTCGTGCGACCCGGCGTTCGCGCGCGTGGGCGAGCTCGAGCGCGCGCCGGCCTCCGCCGAGCGCCCGCCGGCCTTCCTGCAGTTCCTGCGGCCGCGCATCGAGGGCGCGCGCCTCCGCTCCGCACGCATCGCCGGCGAGGATCGCCAGCTCGTGCTCGTCTTCGACGGCGCGGATGCGAGCTTCGACGTGCTGCTCTCGCTGCTCGGTCGCCGCAGCAATTGTTATGTCATCGCCTCCGACGGGCGGCTCCTCGCCGCGCAGCGGCCGCTCGAGCAGACCCGTCGCTCGCTCCGCATCGGCGAGCCGTGGGAGGCGCCGCCCGAGCCGGCGCCGCGCGAGGGCGACGATCGCTTCGCGGCGGAGGACGACGACGCGCTGCTGCGCGCCATCGAGGCCGCCTACGCCGGCAGTGAGGACGAGCGCACGTCCGACGCGCTCGGCGCGCGCGTCGCGAAGGCCCTGCGCAAGGAGCGCAAGGCGGCGGAGAAACGCGTCGAGCGCATCGACGCCGAGCTCGCCGAGGCCGAGCACGCCGGCGATCTGCAGCGCCACGGCGAGCTGCTCAAGGGGGCGCTCGCGCGCGTCGAGCCCGGCATGCGCGAGATCGAGGTGGCGGACTACGCGACGGGCGAGCCGGTCCGCATCCCTCTCGACCCCGCGCTGTCGCCGAAGCAGAACCTCGAGGCGACGTTCAAGCGCTACCAGAAGCTGATCCGTCGTCTCGCGAAGGCGGGAGCGCAGTCGGAAGAAGCGCGCGCGGGGCTCGCCGCGCTGACGGCGCTCGAGGACGAGCTCGCCGCGCGGGTCGCGGCGAACGACGCCGACGGGGTGGCGCGGCTCGCGGAGCGCGCCGACGTCGCGAAGCTCGTGCGCAAGCACCTCGCGGAGGTGCCGCCCGCCGCCGCGCTTCCCGCGAAGCGCGCGCCGAAGGGGCCGTTCGACGAGGTGCCGCGCCGCCTGCAGCCGCGCCGCTACCGGAGCGCCGACGGGCTCGAGATCTGGGTCGGGCGGAGCGACGAGGGCAACGACCACCTCAGCACGCGGCTCGCGCGCGGCAACGACCTCTTCTTCCACCTCGACGGCGCTCCGGGCAGCCACGTCGTGCTGCGCACCGAAGGGCGCTCCGATCCGCCGTCCGAGTCGCTGCTCGACGCCTGCGAGCTCGCCGTCCACTTCTCGAAGTTCCGCAACGCGGGCAGTGCCGACGTGCACGTCGCGCCCATCAAGAACGTGAAGAAGCCGAAGGGCGCGAAGCGCGGGCTCGTGTACGTGACGGGCGGGCGCAGCATCCGCCTGCGGCGCGAGGAGGCGAGGCTCGCGCGCTTGCTCGCGTCCGTGGTTCCCGACTAG
- the pqqC gene encoding pyrroloquinoline-quinone synthase PqqC — protein MTRALLSPDELEARLRAIGDARYHDKHPFNVRMHEGTLTRRELGTWASNRYYYQTRIPLKDSLIVAKADAPGFRREWVQRIHDHDGAREGDGGLAMWLRLAEACGCDPREVEAQEHVLPGVRRACDAYVELVQSSDLLTAVAASLTELFAGGIMHTRIAAFEKHYPWVDADGLAYFRSRTHQAPRDAAFGLAWVREHARTPEAQARCIAALERKCDILWSLLDAIERHGRTPVLAPHALVRFDEAERAWLVVLPERALKLTGSGHRVLALCDGARTGGEVAAEVARLEGAGEASAAEVDDFLAAMERAGAIAFGPAPPDSDEGSETAATKARGAAPGGPAA, from the coding sequence GTGACGCGCGCGCTGCTGTCGCCCGACGAGCTCGAGGCGCGCCTGCGCGCGATCGGCGACGCGCGCTACCACGACAAACATCCGTTCAACGTGCGCATGCACGAAGGCACGCTGACGCGCCGCGAGCTCGGGACGTGGGCGAGCAACCGCTACTACTACCAGACGCGCATCCCTCTCAAGGACTCCCTGATCGTCGCGAAGGCGGACGCGCCGGGCTTCCGGCGCGAGTGGGTGCAGCGCATCCACGACCACGACGGCGCGCGCGAGGGCGACGGCGGCCTCGCGATGTGGCTGCGCCTCGCGGAGGCCTGTGGCTGCGACCCGCGCGAGGTCGAGGCGCAGGAGCACGTGCTGCCCGGCGTGCGGCGCGCGTGCGACGCCTACGTGGAGCTCGTGCAGTCGAGCGACCTCCTGACGGCCGTCGCGGCGTCGCTCACCGAGCTCTTCGCGGGCGGCATCATGCACACGCGCATCGCGGCGTTCGAGAAGCACTACCCGTGGGTCGACGCCGACGGCCTCGCCTACTTCCGCTCGCGCACGCACCAGGCGCCGCGCGACGCCGCGTTCGGCCTCGCCTGGGTGCGCGAGCACGCCCGCACGCCCGAGGCACAAGCGCGTTGCATCGCGGCGCTCGAGCGCAAGTGCGACATCCTGTGGAGCCTGCTCGACGCCATCGAGCGCCACGGCCGCACGCCGGTGCTCGCGCCGCACGCGCTCGTGCGCTTCGACGAGGCCGAGCGCGCCTGGCTCGTCGTGCTCCCGGAGCGCGCGCTCAAGCTCACGGGCAGCGGACATCGCGTGCTCGCGCTCTGCGACGGCGCGCGCACGGGCGGCGAGGTCGCGGCCGAAGTCGCGAGGCTCGAGGGCGCGGGCGAGGCGAGCGCCGCGGAGGTCGACGACTTCCTCGCCGCGATGGAGCGCGCGGGCGCCATCGCGTTCGGGCCCGCGCCGCCCGACTCGGACGAGGGGTCCGAGACGGCCGCGACGAAGGCGCGAGGCGCGGCGCCCGGCGGGCCGGCCGCGTGA
- the pqqB gene encoding pyrroloquinoline quinone biosynthesis protein PqqB: MKLRVLGSSAGGGLPQWNCGGPYSMRARRGDADCPPRTQPSLAVSADGRRWSLVNASPDVRDQLARFPGLWPREGTRDIPLDTVVVTNADLDHTLGLLVMRESLPYRIATTPWVRDAVLANNAAFRLLEPAWGTAKLDQEFALDGAGALVARFFPVPGKVPTYLAALATNHPEATVGLRITDARTGRRVVYAAGIKALDDATLAELAAADVRFVDGTFWSANELLALRPGAPDAHAMGHLPIGGPDGSLARLAALPGRTIYTHVNNTNPILDARSPEARAVRDAGVEIAADGMELET, from the coding sequence GTGAAGCTTCGCGTGCTCGGCTCGAGCGCCGGCGGCGGCCTCCCGCAGTGGAACTGCGGCGGCCCCTACTCGATGCGCGCGCGGCGCGGCGACGCGGACTGCCCGCCGCGCACGCAGCCCTCGCTCGCCGTCTCGGCCGACGGGCGCCGCTGGTCGCTCGTCAACGCGAGCCCCGACGTGCGCGACCAGCTCGCGCGCTTCCCCGGGCTGTGGCCGCGCGAGGGCACGCGCGACATCCCGCTCGACACCGTCGTCGTCACGAACGCCGACCTCGACCACACGCTCGGCCTGCTCGTGATGCGCGAGTCGCTCCCGTACCGCATCGCGACGACGCCGTGGGTGCGCGACGCCGTGCTCGCGAACAACGCGGCCTTCCGCCTGCTCGAGCCCGCGTGGGGCACGGCGAAGCTCGACCAGGAGTTCGCGCTCGACGGCGCGGGCGCACTCGTCGCGCGCTTCTTCCCCGTGCCGGGCAAGGTGCCGACCTATCTCGCCGCGCTCGCGACGAACCATCCCGAGGCGACGGTCGGCCTGCGCATCACCGACGCGCGAACGGGGAGGCGGGTCGTGTACGCCGCCGGCATCAAGGCGCTCGACGACGCCACGCTCGCCGAGCTCGCGGCCGCCGACGTGCGCTTCGTCGACGGCACGTTCTGGAGCGCGAACGAGCTGCTGGCGCTGCGCCCGGGCGCACCCGACGCGCACGCGATGGGCCACCTCCCGATCGGCGGGCCGGACGGCAGCCTCGCGCGCCTCGCGGCGCTCCCCGGGCGCACGATCTACACGCACGTCAACAACACGAACCCCATCCTCGACGCGCGCTCGCCGGAGGCGCGCGCCGTGCGCGACGCCGGCGTCGAGATCGCCGCGGACGGCATGGAGCTCGAGACGTGA
- a CDS encoding HEAT repeat domain-containing protein translates to MRVSKRWAAIVSAAFGLGALGCPPPPAAQGGGARFEIYSLQTNEGPTVFRFDTATGALERAPLVGARSWLALGEPAAASGAPGRFDVDFAQAASIPLTFVRLDTQTGAAWRLAYPRDRAWVAFRDAGSEGESGSEHGAAAPSPRPAPVAERRLAPALAAPAGSRIGGPNASVARGEDFSPFIDTLAKDTIPVEMKAWAVEQLGLVDNTEAVGPLIEALDLPETAIVRSAIRSLAHYPQDARVRPALERMAKSDQPEVARVAQSALAKLP, encoded by the coding sequence GTGCGAGTCTCGAAGCGTTGGGCCGCGATCGTCTCTGCTGCCTTCGGCCTCGGCGCGCTCGGCTGTCCGCCTCCGCCTGCGGCGCAGGGCGGGGGAGCGCGCTTCGAGATCTACTCGCTGCAGACGAACGAGGGGCCGACGGTCTTCCGCTTCGACACGGCCACGGGCGCGCTCGAGCGCGCGCCGCTCGTCGGCGCGCGCAGCTGGCTCGCGCTCGGCGAGCCGGCCGCAGCCTCCGGTGCGCCCGGGCGCTTCGACGTCGACTTCGCCCAGGCCGCCTCGATCCCGCTCACGTTCGTGCGGCTCGACACGCAGACGGGCGCGGCGTGGCGGCTCGCCTACCCGCGCGATCGCGCCTGGGTGGCCTTCCGCGACGCCGGAAGCGAGGGCGAGAGCGGCTCGGAGCACGGGGCGGCCGCGCCATCTCCGCGGCCCGCACCGGTCGCCGAGCGGCGGCTCGCTCCGGCGCTCGCCGCGCCGGCGGGCTCGCGCATCGGCGGCCCGAACGCGTCCGTCGCGCGCGGCGAGGACTTCTCGCCCTTCATCGACACGCTCGCCAAGGACACGATTCCCGTCGAGATGAAGGCGTGGGCCGTCGAGCAGCTCGGCCTCGTCGACAACACGGAAGCCGTCGGGCCGCTGATCGAGGCGCTCGACCTGCCGGAGACGGCGATCGTCCGCTCGGCGATCCGCTCCCTCGCGCACTACCCGCAGGACGCGCGCGTGCGTCCGGCGCTCGAGCGCATGGCGAAGAGCGACCAGCCCGAGGTCGCGCGCGTCGCGCAGAGCGCGCTCGCGAAGCTCCCGTAG
- the pqqE gene encoding pyrroloquinoline quinone biosynthesis protein PqqE, with protein sequence MSAPRPFNLVAELTYRCPLRCPYCSNPLDYEGVRDALSAEDWGRVFDEASALGVVHVGLTGGEPSARPDLEAIVARAAGAGLFAHLVTSGRPLTPARLGLLRDAGLRSVQLSIQDVDRAAADRVAGTAAFDAKLAIARATRALGLPLVLNVVLHRGNVARVGAVIELARELDAERLELANVQMHGWARHNRDALLPSREQIEAAAREVATARDGRARPEIVFVLPDHWADRPKPCMGGWGRKTIVVAPDGAVLPCHEARAIAGLEFWRAAGDGARPLAACWADAPGMNAFRGEAWMEEPCRSCERRATDFGGCRCQAFALVGRASATDPACALAPDRAAILAAREAAARGGAARGGRCQDGEGTGANAAAGPPQDEAAWSYRGERPRAPRARSSS encoded by the coding sequence GTGAGCGCGCCGCGCCCGTTCAACCTCGTCGCCGAGCTCACGTACCGCTGTCCGCTCCGCTGCCCGTACTGCTCGAACCCGCTCGACTACGAGGGAGTGCGCGACGCGCTCTCGGCCGAAGACTGGGGCCGCGTGTTCGACGAGGCCTCCGCGCTCGGCGTCGTCCACGTCGGCCTCACGGGCGGGGAGCCGAGCGCGCGCCCGGACCTCGAGGCGATCGTCGCGCGCGCCGCGGGCGCGGGGCTCTTCGCGCACCTCGTGACGTCGGGGCGGCCGCTCACGCCGGCGCGGCTCGGCCTGCTGCGGGACGCCGGGCTGCGCAGCGTCCAGCTCTCGATCCAGGACGTCGATCGCGCCGCGGCGGACCGCGTCGCGGGCACCGCCGCGTTCGATGCGAAGCTCGCGATCGCGCGCGCGACGCGCGCACTCGGGCTGCCACTCGTCCTGAACGTCGTGCTCCACCGCGGCAACGTCGCGCGCGTGGGCGCGGTGATCGAGCTCGCGCGCGAGCTCGACGCCGAGCGCCTCGAGCTCGCCAACGTCCAGATGCACGGCTGGGCGCGCCACAACCGGGACGCCCTGCTGCCCTCGCGCGAGCAGATCGAGGCGGCCGCGCGGGAGGTCGCCACGGCGCGGGACGGGCGCGCGCGGCCCGAGATCGTCTTCGTGCTGCCCGACCACTGGGCCGACCGCCCGAAGCCCTGCATGGGCGGGTGGGGCCGCAAGACGATCGTCGTCGCGCCCGACGGGGCCGTCCTCCCCTGTCACGAGGCGCGCGCGATCGCCGGGCTCGAGTTCTGGCGCGCCGCCGGGGACGGCGCGCGCCCGCTCGCCGCGTGCTGGGCCGACGCGCCCGGGATGAACGCGTTCCGCGGCGAGGCGTGGATGGAGGAGCCCTGCCGCAGCTGCGAGCGCCGCGCGACCGACTTCGGCGGCTGCCGCTGCCAGGCGTTCGCGCTCGTCGGCCGCGCGTCCGCGACCGACCCGGCGTGCGCGCTCGCCCCCGACCGCGCCGCGATTCTCGCCGCGCGCGAGGCCGCGGCCCGTGGCGGCGCCGCTCGAGGCGGACGGTGCCAAGACGGCGAAGGGACGGGCGCGAACGCAGCGGCCGGACCGCCGCAGGACGAGGCCGCCTGGAGCTACCGGGGCGAGCGGCCGCGCGCGCCGCGGGCGCGCTCTTCGAGCTAG
- the ileS gene encoding isoleucine--tRNA ligase, whose amino-acid sequence MPTADAPSPTPYPEVEAQPHFPDVEKRVLAYWREHDVFRRSVEQRPTSAQGGEEFVFYDGPPFANGLPHYGHLITSYIKDIVPRYQTMRGKRVERRFGWDCHGLPAEMEAEKELGVSGRAQIIDFGIDRFNDHCRTSVMKYTREWERYVNRAARWVDFENDYKTLDLSYMESTIWALKQLWERGLLYESYRVMPYSWAAQTPLSNHETRLDDSYRERQDPALTVRFELVPASGDALPTDLLAWTTTPWTLPSNLALAVGPEIDYAVLELDGRRVVLGEAAVEKYASELGSARRVGSVRGAELAGRRYRPLFPFFEHAPLDGIANAFQVLAADFVDTAEGTGVVHLAPGFGEDDMEVCAAAGIPVVCPVDDAGCFTSEVAPWAGVQVFEANRPIARELRERGRVLRHETYVHNYPHCWRTDTPLIYRAVDSWYVKVTGLRERMVEHNRGIRWVPEHVRDGLFGKWLEGARDWSISRNRFWGTPITVWKSDDPAYPRIDVYGSLDELERDFGVRLTDLHRPTVDALVRKNPDDPTGRSTMRRVPDVLDCWFESGSMPYAQVHYPFENKEWFESHFPADFITEYTAQTRGWFYVMTVLATALFDRPPFRNCICHGVIQAEDGKKLSKRLRNYPDIDDVFERIGSDALRWYLVSSPIMKGGDLKIDQEGKAIAESVRLVINPIWNAYSFFCLYANIDGVRARLVTRERAASLPLLDRYVLAKTRALVAGIGRDLDAYDIAAACARVTGFIDALNNWYIRRSRARFWAGAGEGSEGDKRDAYDTLYTALVTLCRAAAPLLPLVLEEVHRGLTGEESVHLCDWPDVDALPEDDALVRAMDDARDACSAALALRAARNVRVRQPLAKLTVAGPRAAALAPFAALIADEVNVKRVETTEDVEAFATFRLKVNARAVGPRLGGETKRVIAASKQGDWRTTPGGGVEVGGTPLEPGEYELLLDPKEGVACEPLPGNDAIAVLDLALTDALVDEGRARDLVRVVQQARKEAGLHVADRIALAVRVPEAWRASIDAFAGYVKEQTLAVSLAHGDGAEGDFAHAAGSGDEALRVALRRV is encoded by the coding sequence ATGCCCACCGCCGACGCCCCGAGCCCCACGCCCTACCCCGAGGTCGAGGCGCAGCCGCACTTCCCGGACGTCGAGAAGCGCGTGCTCGCGTACTGGCGCGAGCACGACGTGTTCCGCCGCTCGGTCGAGCAGCGGCCGACGAGCGCCCAGGGCGGGGAGGAGTTCGTCTTCTACGACGGTCCGCCCTTCGCGAACGGCCTCCCGCACTACGGCCACCTGATCACGAGCTACATCAAGGACATCGTGCCGCGCTACCAGACGATGCGCGGCAAGCGCGTCGAGCGCCGCTTCGGCTGGGACTGCCACGGGCTGCCGGCCGAGATGGAGGCCGAGAAGGAGCTCGGCGTCTCGGGCCGCGCGCAGATCATCGACTTCGGCATCGACCGCTTCAACGACCACTGCCGCACGTCGGTCATGAAGTACACGCGCGAGTGGGAACGCTATGTGAACCGCGCCGCGCGCTGGGTCGACTTCGAGAACGACTACAAGACGCTCGACCTCTCCTACATGGAGAGCACGATCTGGGCGCTGAAGCAGCTGTGGGAGCGCGGGCTCCTCTACGAGAGCTACCGCGTGATGCCCTACTCGTGGGCGGCGCAGACGCCGCTCAGCAACCACGAGACGCGCCTCGACGACTCGTACCGCGAGCGGCAGGACCCGGCGCTCACCGTCCGCTTCGAGCTCGTGCCCGCGAGCGGCGACGCGCTGCCGACCGACCTCCTCGCGTGGACGACGACGCCGTGGACGCTGCCGAGCAACCTCGCGCTCGCCGTCGGGCCGGAGATCGACTACGCGGTGCTCGAGCTCGACGGGCGGCGCGTCGTCCTCGGCGAGGCCGCGGTCGAGAAGTACGCGAGCGAGCTCGGGAGCGCGCGCCGCGTGGGCAGCGTGCGCGGCGCGGAGCTCGCCGGCCGCCGCTATCGCCCGCTCTTCCCGTTCTTCGAGCACGCGCCGCTCGACGGCATCGCGAACGCCTTCCAGGTGCTCGCGGCCGACTTCGTCGACACGGCCGAGGGAACGGGCGTCGTGCACCTCGCACCCGGCTTCGGCGAGGACGACATGGAGGTGTGCGCGGCCGCGGGCATCCCGGTCGTGTGCCCGGTCGACGACGCCGGCTGCTTCACCAGCGAGGTCGCGCCGTGGGCCGGCGTGCAGGTCTTCGAGGCGAACCGGCCGATCGCGCGCGAGCTGCGCGAGCGCGGCCGCGTGCTGCGCCACGAGACGTACGTCCACAACTACCCGCACTGCTGGCGCACCGACACGCCGCTCATCTACCGCGCGGTCGACTCGTGGTACGTGAAGGTGACCGGGCTCCGCGAGCGGATGGTCGAGCACAACCGCGGGATCCGCTGGGTTCCCGAGCACGTGCGCGACGGGCTCTTCGGCAAGTGGCTCGAGGGCGCGCGCGACTGGTCGATCTCGCGCAACCGGTTCTGGGGCACGCCGATCACCGTCTGGAAGAGCGACGACCCGGCCTACCCGCGCATCGACGTCTACGGGAGCCTCGACGAGCTCGAGCGCGACTTCGGCGTGCGGCTCACCGACCTCCACCGCCCGACGGTCGACGCGCTCGTGCGCAAGAACCCCGACGACCCGACGGGCAGGTCGACGATGCGGCGCGTGCCCGACGTGCTCGACTGCTGGTTCGAGTCGGGCTCGATGCCGTACGCGCAGGTGCACTACCCGTTCGAGAACAAGGAGTGGTTCGAGAGCCACTTCCCGGCCGACTTCATCACCGAGTACACCGCGCAGACGCGGGGCTGGTTCTACGTGATGACCGTGCTCGCGACGGCGCTCTTCGATCGCCCGCCGTTCCGCAACTGCATCTGTCACGGCGTCATCCAGGCCGAGGACGGCAAGAAGCTCAGCAAGCGGCTGCGCAACTACCCCGACATCGACGACGTGTTCGAGCGCATCGGCAGCGACGCGCTGCGCTGGTACCTCGTGTCGTCGCCCATCATGAAGGGCGGCGACCTCAAGATCGACCAGGAGGGCAAGGCGATCGCGGAGAGCGTGCGCCTCGTCATCAACCCGATCTGGAACGCCTACAGCTTCTTCTGCCTCTACGCGAACATCGACGGCGTGCGCGCGCGGCTCGTGACGCGCGAGCGCGCGGCCTCGCTCCCGCTGCTCGACCGCTACGTGCTGGCGAAGACGCGCGCGCTCGTCGCCGGCATCGGGCGCGACCTCGACGCGTACGACATCGCGGCCGCCTGCGCGCGCGTCACGGGCTTCATCGACGCGCTCAACAACTGGTACATCCGAAGGAGTCGCGCGCGCTTCTGGGCGGGCGCGGGCGAAGGCTCGGAAGGCGACAAGCGCGACGCCTACGACACGCTCTACACGGCGCTCGTCACGCTCTGCCGCGCCGCCGCGCCGCTGCTTCCGCTCGTGCTCGAGGAGGTGCACCGCGGGCTCACGGGCGAGGAGAGCGTGCACCTCTGCGACTGGCCCGACGTCGACGCACTGCCCGAGGACGACGCGCTCGTGCGCGCGATGGACGACGCGCGCGACGCCTGCTCGGCCGCGCTCGCGCTGCGCGCGGCGCGCAACGTCCGCGTGCGCCAGCCGCTCGCGAAGCTCACCGTCGCCGGCCCGCGCGCCGCGGCGCTCGCGCCCTTCGCCGCGCTGATCGCCGACGAGGTGAACGTGAAGCGCGTCGAGACGACGGAGGACGTCGAGGCGTTCGCGACCTTCCGGCTCAAGGTGAACGCGCGCGCGGTCGGGCCGCGGCTCGGCGGCGAGACGAAGCGCGTCATCGCCGCGTCGAAGCAGGGCGACTGGCGGACGACGCCGGGCGGCGGCGTCGAGGTCGGCGGCACGCCGCTCGAGCCCGGCGAGTACGAGCTGCTGCTCGACCCGAAGGAGGGCGTCGCGTGCGAGCCGCTCCCCGGCAACGACGCGATCGCCGTGCTCGACCTCGCGCTCACCGACGCGCTCGTCGACGAGGGCCGCGCGCGCGACCTCGTGCGCGTCGTGCAGCAGGCGCGCAAGGAGGCCGGCCTCCACGTGGCCGACCGCATCGCGCTCGCGGTGCGCGTGCCCGAGGCGTGGCGCGCGTCGATCGACGCCTTCGCGGGCTACGTGAAGGAGCAGACGCTCGCGGTCTCGCTCGCGCACGGCGACGGCGCCGAAGGCGACTTCGCGCACGCCGCCGGGAGCGGCGACGAGGCGCTCCGCGTGGCGCTCCGCCGCGTGTAG
- a CDS encoding RecX family transcriptional regulator, with translation MAITRASERGPRARRRAPVEISREALERAALAHLERYDSSAANLRVVLRRRLARWQDGEPRDAARAREAEGWVDEIVADLVARRVVDDRRYAEALARRLARRASSHGATLARLRAKGVAGDVAREVAGERADPEAELAAATAYARRRGLGPFRATAELREARRERDLGALARRGFELDVARRVVDARDASELPEPRTRAAFD, from the coding sequence ATGGCGATCACCCGAGCGAGCGAGCGCGGGCCGCGCGCGCGGCGGCGCGCGCCGGTCGAGATCTCGCGCGAGGCGCTCGAGCGCGCCGCGCTCGCGCACCTCGAGCGCTACGACTCGAGCGCGGCGAACCTGCGCGTCGTGCTCCGCCGCAGGCTCGCGCGCTGGCAGGATGGAGAGCCGCGCGACGCCGCGCGCGCGCGCGAGGCGGAGGGCTGGGTCGACGAGATCGTCGCGGACCTCGTCGCCCGGCGCGTCGTCGACGACCGTCGCTATGCGGAGGCCCTGGCGCGCCGGCTCGCGCGGCGGGCGAGCTCGCACGGCGCCACGCTCGCGCGCCTGCGCGCGAAGGGCGTCGCCGGCGACGTCGCGCGCGAGGTCGCCGGCGAGCGCGCCGACCCCGAGGCCGAGCTCGCCGCCGCGACGGCCTACGCGCGGCGGCGCGGCCTCGGCCCCTTCCGCGCGACCGCCGAGCTGCGCGAGGCGCGGCGCGAGCGCGATCTCGGCGCGCTCGCCCGCCGCGGCTTCGAGCTCGACGTCGCGCGGCGCGTCGTCGACGCCCGCGACGCGAGCGAGCTTCCCGAGCCGCGCACGCGCGCCGCGTTCGACTGA